A genomic segment from Deltaproteobacteria bacterium encodes:
- a CDS encoding type II toxin-antitoxin system RelE/ParE family toxin yields MIRSFGNRETQRFFEGHRVAAFQGFAYQAARRLVLLDSAETLRDLSALRGNRLEALRGDRAGQYSIRINAQWRICFRWTDDGPCNVEIVDYH; encoded by the coding sequence ATGATCCGGAGTTTCGGGAACCGGGAGACGCAACGTTTCTTCGAAGGGCACCGCGTCGCGGCGTTTCAAGGGTTCGCCTATCAGGCGGCGCGGCGTCTGGTCTTGCTGGACAGCGCGGAGACGTTGCGAGACCTTTCCGCGTTGCGGGGTAACCGGCTTGAGGCGTTGCGCGGTGACCGCGCCGGACAGTACAGCATTCGGATCAACGCTCAGTGGCGAATCTGCTTCCGATGGACCGACGACGGGCCGTGCAACGTGGAGATTGTGGACTATCACTAA
- a CDS encoding restriction endonuclease, whose amino-acid sequence MPIGDYQSLMLPTLKALADGAESPLGEIRERVAVSEKLTDQEVSEKLPSGRQTVLSNRVGWALLGMERAGLVERVRRAVYRLTDEGGRLLARGLERVDDHVLATYPAFADWKMRERQPRIDPAHESDGSKETPEETLTRAADEMRAMLEVELLDRVRRAAPAVLEQVAVDLLRSMGYGGGDADRGRVTGGTGDGGIDGTIREDALGLDEVYVQAKKYAEGRAVGEGDLRNFAGAIDAAGTTKGVFVTTAVFTKSARDYVERSPKRIVLIDGEELARLMVQHNVGVRTRDRFEIKRIDQDYFDQDSI is encoded by the coding sequence ATGCCGATCGGTGACTATCAGTCGCTCATGCTTCCCACCCTCAAGGCGCTTGCCGACGGGGCGGAGAGCCCGCTTGGCGAAATCCGCGAACGCGTCGCCGTCTCCGAAAAGCTGACCGACCAAGAGGTATCGGAGAAGCTGCCAAGCGGCCGGCAGACGGTGTTGTCGAACCGGGTGGGTTGGGCGCTGCTCGGCATGGAGCGCGCCGGGCTGGTAGAACGGGTTCGCCGCGCCGTATACCGGCTGACGGACGAAGGCGGGCGGCTTCTGGCACGGGGCTTGGAACGTGTCGACGACCATGTGCTTGCTACCTATCCCGCATTCGCCGACTGGAAGATGCGAGAAAGACAGCCACGAATCGATCCGGCGCACGAGAGCGACGGGTCGAAGGAGACTCCAGAGGAAACCTTGACCCGCGCCGCCGATGAGATGCGCGCGATGCTGGAGGTTGAACTACTGGACCGGGTCCGTCGAGCAGCTCCCGCGGTTCTTGAGCAGGTAGCCGTCGATCTGCTTCGCTCCATGGGCTATGGCGGCGGGGATGCCGACAGGGGACGCGTGACAGGCGGCACTGGCGACGGGGGCATTGACGGCACCATCCGGGAAGACGCGCTCGGCCTGGACGAGGTCTATGTACAGGCCAAGAAGTACGCCGAGGGGAGGGCCGTCGGCGAAGGTGATCTCCGCAACTTCGCGGGCGCCATCGACGCAGCAGGTACGACCAAGGGCGTATTCGTCACCACCGCCGTTTTCACGAAGTCCGCTAGGGACTACGTAGAGCGAAGTCCCAAGCGCATCGTCCTGATCGATGGCGAAGAACTGGCCCGTCTCATGGTCCAGCACAACGTCGGCGTGCGCACCCGCGACCGTTTTGAGATAAAGCGGATCGACCAGGACTACTTCGATCAGGACAGCATTTAG
- a CDS encoding HigA family addiction module antitoxin, which produces MNLRNGMRPVHPGEILRDELEELDLTAKALANALGVPVNRVTMILNGQRGVSADTALRLARYFGTTPQLWMNLQKTWEIRRAEIETGCEIAERVTPRQSVA; this is translated from the coding sequence ATGAACTTGAGGAACGGCATGAGGCCGGTGCATCCGGGCGAGATACTGCGCGACGAACTTGAAGAACTCGACCTAACGGCCAAGGCGCTGGCGAACGCGCTGGGAGTCCCCGTGAACCGCGTCACGATGATCCTGAACGGGCAGCGAGGCGTCAGCGCGGACACGGCGCTACGTCTGGCGCGGTATTTCGGGACGACACCGCAACTGTGGATGAACTTGCAAAAGACCTGGGAGATTCGCCGGGCCGAGATCGAGACTGGCTGCGAGATCGCCGAACGTGTCACTCCAAGACAGTCGGTGGCGTGA